The proteins below come from a single Oscillatoria salina IIICB1 genomic window:
- a CDS encoding leucine-rich repeat domain-containing protein: MKQYGKLMNGVALAVVSAATMLTSQTVVAQEGEFESFADWCNNQASLNSDAQHTVKVLLEKAETSNCQLAEEKLSSLTELILESNEIRDVSPLSSLTNLTELNLYNNQIVDVSPLSSLTNLTELRLSINQIVDISPVSSLSSLTGLDLSDNEVVDVSPVSSLSSLTWLNLGGNEIADVSPLSSLRNLTELYLSDNKIVDISPLSSLSSLTELNLQFNELRDISPLSSLSSLTELDLAYNEIKDISPVFSLSSLIELNLLANEIVDISPLSSLSSLTWLNLGGNEIVEVSPLSSLINLIYLDLAGNEIVDVSPLSSLINLTELYLGYNQIVDISPLSSLSSLTWLNLEENQLTNRICPLQEQQMCKFSD, translated from the coding sequence ATGAAACAGTACGGTAAATTGATGAATGGGGTAGCTTTGGCTGTGGTTTCTGCTGCGACGATGTTGACAAGTCAAACAGTTGTCGCACAGGAGGGGGAATTTGAGAGTTTTGCTGATTGGTGCAACAATCAAGCTAGCTTAAACTCAGATGCTCAACATACGGTGAAGGTTTTGCTAGAAAAAGCTGAAACTTCAAATTGCCAGTTAGCTGAAGAAAAATTAAGTAGTTTGACTGAGCTTATTCTGGAAAGCAATGAAATTAGGGATGTTTCCCCCCTTTCGTCTTTAACTAATTTAACTGAGCTTAATTTATACAACAATCAAATAGTAGATGTTTCTCCTCTTTCTTCTCTAACTAATCTAACTGAGCTTCGTTTGAGTATCAATCAAATAGTGGATATCTCGCCCGTTTCTTCTTTAAGTAGTTTGACTGGACTCGATCTGAGTGATAATGAAGTAGTAGATGTCTCGCCTGTTTCTTCTTTGAGTAGTTTGACTTGGCTTAATCTGGGAGGTAATGAAATAGCAGATGTTTCTCCCTTATCTTCTTTGAGGAATTTGACTGAGCTTTATCTAAGTGACAATAAAATAGTAGATATCTCGCCTCTATCTTCTCTGAGTAGTTTAACTGAGCTTAATTTACAATTCAATGAATTAAGAGACATCTCCCCTCTTTCTTCTTTAAGTAGTTTGACTGAGCTTGATTTGGCTTACAATGAAATAAAAGATATCTCGCCCGTTTTTTCTTTGAGTAGTTTGATTGAGCTTAATTTGTTAGCTAATGAAATAGTGGATATATCGCCTCTTTCTTCTTTGAGTAGTTTGACTTGGCTTAATCTGGGAGGTAATGAAATAGTAGAGGTTTCTCCCTTATCTTCTTTGATTAATTTGATTTATCTCGATCTCGCAGGTAATGAAATAGTAGATGTTTCTCCCCTATCTTCTTTGATTAATTTGACTGAGCTTTATTTGGGATACAATCAAATAGTAGATATTTCCCCTCTCTCTTCTTTGAGTAGTTTGACTTGGCTTAACTTGGAAGAAAATCAGCTTACAAATCGTATTTGTCCGCTTCAAGAACAACAAATGTGTAAGTTTTCGGATTAA